tatatacatatgtatatattatatatatataaaatgtctatatatatataataatatatatatatatatatatatattaatatatatatatatatatatgatatataaaatatatatatatatatactatatattatatatatcatatatatatatatatatatatatatatatatatgtgtgtgtgtgtgtgtgtgtgtgtgtgtagagagagagagaggagagagagagagaggagagagagagagagagagagagagagagagagaatttttctcaATCTGGTATCAGAACGACTTTGGATACcgaagcttagagagagagagagagagagagagaccttaccttaccttaccttaccttacatcttgttcgggttgccccaggtccctcagtgtgaggcacctctaatttctaccagagagttgctagtacatcttccggtatattttgcatcttccaatcttggatggtctgggatgcagtttagatatttgtcgagcttattcttaaacacatctacgctcactcctgatatattcctcagatgagctggcaacgcattgaatagacgctgcagttatcgatgctggtgcgtagtggattaatgtcctgtgtgctttccttatttttcctggtatatttttgggcactattaatctacctctgcttgctctttctgatatttttagttccatgatattttctgctattccttctatctgtttccatgcctgaattatcatgtagcgttcttctcctttccagactatataattttaagaattgttagtctttcccagtagtctaggtccttaacttcttctattctagctgtaaaggacctttgtacactctctatttgtgcaatatccttttgatagtgtgggtaccatatcatattgcaatattcaagtgactacgaacatatgttttataaagcataatcatgtgtttcagcttttcttgttttgaagtgccgtaacaacattcccattttgctttacattttgccaacagagttgctatttgatcattgcataacatgttcctattcatcatcacaccaaggtctttaactgcttccttatttgtgatggtctcatattaggtcccttatatgcatatagctttctttctctgtctccataatttattgattcaaatttatcagagttaaataccatcctatttacctctgcccaatcatatactttgtttaaggtctctttgtagagcgttcctatcttcatcacaagtaatttctctacttattcttgtgtcatctgcgaaactactcactaccgaatccttaacattattgtctatgtcttcaatcataataacaaacagtattgcagctaacaccgtaccttgcggcacaccggatattaccttggcttcatccgatttctcgtcgtttgcaataactatctgttttctgttgtgtaaaaattcttttaaccatcttcctactttatccacgatattgtgttttctaattttcttcgctaaatatattatggtctactttatcaaaagcttttgcaaagtctaaataaaccacatctgtttcatttccgcttttcatatttttgaatatgttttcacggtggactaacagttgggtttgtgtactttttccgggtacgaaaccatgttgtcctttattaaacaaattatttttattaaatgtttcataatatttttcttcattaccctttcatacactttcattatatgtgatgttagactcacaggcctataattacttgcctctagtcttgatccactttgaaagtaaggggtaatatacgctaatttgtgctcatcatatatcttgcctgtatctacactttgtcttaataatattgcaagtggctttgcgatagaatgaactactttctttaacaaaatagcaggaattccatcaggccctgcagcagctccatttttaatttcattaatagcctgcacaatatcagcttcattaatatctatgtcagctaaatattcactattttcatccttacttctatatcattatcttcattatctattctaggggtgaattctctcttatatcgttctgccagtatgttgcaaatttcctttttttcattcgttaatctcccttcaattctcagagggctatttctattcttcttttattcatcttcttcgcatatgagtataatagtttggggttttgcttgatagtttaatagggttttttcttccaagtcccgtttttcattttcttttgattgtataatctttttttctgcattttctatcttactttttagttctataaactttccatgcatttttttcttttgcaagaccttttttccactttctgattttctggaacaagattcttctgtctcttggtatgcatgaatgatgtttacttttcttcttcggtatatatttttccactattatctccaatattatataatatctccgtatttacccttatgtcatcacttacgaaaatgttatcccaatctttgtttaattcttcattaatttctgacaccattttacatttttttactgtagaagttgtatattttccatatccttcccactttttcatttcttgcttatctctattttcacttgctttggaatgaactgttaattctatgacattatggtctgaaatactcgcattataaactattatttctttaacataattcatctcgttcacaaatactaggtctaaagtattttcctttcttgttggcaggtgatttattttgttgaatgttgtattctagtagcatatctaatagcttttcaaattgcctcttatcttctgcactactattactctcttttttatatgtataagtacaaccacaatctcctattcgttctttccattctacgaaaggaaagttgaagtcaccagataggagaatgtccagtccttgtgatttctacatatatcatccaatttttcaattattaagtcaaactctttagtattaggaggtctatatattactatgttcatcaatttttcagattcaaattctaccgctattagttcacattctgagttactatatttctcatatagtttttccttgttttttgtctttcccatatattgcggttcccccttgattcctattttttctatctgatctataagtttggaacccttttatttgatcatcattccagtctcttgggaataccaggtttcacttatattcattatatctattttcttttcattttgggttagttcttctaagtactctatttttctttttgagttactcgtaactaaaccctgcgcattcatcactatgatggttgcgtgttttctccttcatttaatactgatagtaataaggattttcccatgtctctttcctgttctggtatgttgttctttttttcatttccagaattctgacattaaaaaatccaacttttccataatatttgatcttccttcatcataattattcattttgtgtctgaatctgcaattttctccgtttctgcaatatcctcttgcataataaatacagttattatctcttgagtagaatttcggagctgatgctttgaaatactttgctgacacctctgcatatctcattggtggtttgcttttctcttttacctgatattcttgatttctctctttatttgtttctttcttattttggattttgattacttagttggttatttatttgattatgattcatggctacagggtgcatatatttgcattttttgtcgaacttacatccttttccttcttttaggttgtttttacatatttttggtgagatctctgcaatcatccccatatccatctaagtatgcacatttaccatatatttcatagttttgacatatcttaggatgtttgtagtaacatctttctccaaatctgcaattccctcttttcaaaaggttgcagattttgtctttcttgtctattttttcctctttcccgtcattgtatagatctgggtagagcctcttcgggatttgcttttctgttgtcatatcgtaattattcTCGTAGATGCTGCTTTATTGcccatatgtagtatcaatgagtatctctgcatccatacttttatcttgttctttgttttccttatttttttctgtcatttcatttttgtttacttctcttccgttttcctcttcttctttttcttcttcttcttcctcttcctcttcttcttcatcctcaactatttgtacattcaatcttgatttaataacattgtctatccatgatagacatgttgaacaaaaaatttcttgatcttttttctcaaatcttgtattacctcagcacactgtggatgggtcggaatgttgcatgcagcacattttctgattaggttttgtggattgactatgctataccaaaccttacacagtttgcatgctttggcattcttttcctaatgcatcaattagtatattcacaagattcaccttattcattttctttgtcggaatatgttggtttatgtatattttctttatgagtctcttgaccacttggattttatttggaacttcttcaattattttcaagatgttttcattagatttgttccagtttgaaggattatatccttctaatatatctatgaatgcttttgtatctttttggttaggactgttgctgatttcatagatgagaaatgccagttcccttcctgctacctcatcgtattgcgaatctgctaaacacgccaaattacgccaccttttcccgcagttggaacttactgccatcttgttctgatttatagtattacacttgataaactaacttagaagacgctttatcctactattttcacactaatcttatcaccgatagttcacgaacacttctagatatttctcaaattctagtcgtatgttaaacttgtgatatctgttgattattgtgacttcacgcgggtacgtctcaccaagcaagatggctactacgagagagagagagagagagagagagagagagagagagagagagagagagagggggggggggggtaaacattattttcatgccggttttgaataaaaatcatggagaaaattatatgaattcttttctctctttatttaaaaattatgtaaacatcTAGGAACAATGAcatatcttaataataaatattaacagGATAAAACGTTCAGTAACGAcagtataatttatataataaaaaaactcttTAACATTATTTGCACTAAGCATAAAAAAACACTAGATTTCTTCAGGAGCTTTTTGTTTCTTGACCTGTTCGCCATATTTCTTGTCAACTTCTCTCTTAAAATCCTGttcgaaaaaaaagagaatattaataCTAAACCCTGAGATGTCTGTAGGATTGATTTTAATATTCCATCTTGAGATATCCATAGAATTGATTTTAATATTCCTGAGATATCTCTAGAATTGATTTTAATATTCTATCTCGAGGTATCCGTAGAATTGACTTTGATATTCCATTTAGAAATATTAGTAGAATAAATATTCGCAGACATCTCATAACGACCGCGTAGTGTTCAAAAGTCTATATATTTCTTATTCCATTTATCATTTGAACAAGTACGAACAAGGTTTAAGTGACGATTCCCTTTAGAAAGATTTATAGATGTTCATAGACGTCTAACGATGCCTGCgtactgtcaaaaaaaaaaaaaaaaaaataacaataatttcctCAACTGTTTAAGCTTCGCATCACAAAGAAAAACTGtttataaagatattaaaaaggaATCAGATCGGATATTGAATTTTGAGGGCCCTCCTATCTGGTTCTACGGCACCTCGTTTAACAATAAAGACTCGGCTATAGTCGGTATCATTACGTTTGATCTGTACGAAAGCGATCTTAATGTGTGAGAATGAGTGTATTGATGATAAATTATCAGTGATTATTTGAATAGCTTAGCTTTTCtacataaaaagtaaacaaaccatCTAACGAAAATGATTAACTTCTTTGAATACGTTTTTATAAAAGAGGATTATGTCAAAATCGAAATTGTAGCATTTGGTTCCAGTCActcaatttaaatttaaattatacataattgTCTATGCAAGAACTTATATatgtgaacaaaatttttatatacatatatttattgatatttttatatgaaatttatttaaaattaaattttttctatttaatttatttcggtgtcaattacctagatgttgtaacgccaggtttaatagacacaacCAATCAATCAGTCACTCAATTTCAAACGTAGCGAATCAAGCGAGACCCGAGGAGATTGTTACTGACCTGATACAAATTAAAATTACGATTAATCTGGCCCCACAATTCTCTCGCCCTCCTATCCTGGAAGCCTCGGTGGCAGAGGAAGGCATCGTTTAGAACCCTCCAACTGAAGCCTGCAACGTGCATCTCGTAAATCTGTTGTAAAGGAAACGAAGCATCGTTAACAGGAGTCACCaaattactaatatttttttttattgcaagtgTAAGCACTGGCTCACGATGCAGATTCAAGTTAGCAACATGATCATGAGGTGCAGTTTAGCTCAGTGGATGCAAAGTCAAACCCAAACTCACCTGGCTACTCCTGGTGCAACCATACCCAACAAAACGTTCATCGAAAGGCGGGACGGGAGCCCTTGCCACGTACACAGGTTCCCAAAAGTTTTGCCACGTCGTGACGTCATACAACACTCTGAGGGTCCCGTTCGCCTCCCGCATCAAGGAGTCCTGCAGggcctcctgctgctgctgctgctgctgcttcctgTCCTTTTTCCCTTTCAGCTCCTTCCCAGCGGTGGGGCGTTCCCACAGCTTCAGCTGGGAGTTGGCTTGGTTGGGCTTGAATATCTTGACGTGGAAGCGCCTGGCCAGcttgttttttttcaagaacaacagaagttcagacTTGTCTACCGGATTGTGTGGCGCTTCTGTGCTGATCTCGTAGGCTGGGATGATGAAGGCGCACTTCCTGCACCGCCTCGCGTCCGGGCGATCGAGGAACGACTTGAGATGCACGTCGATGCCACCAGCCACCAAAACCATATCGACGTCTGGCGTGAAGACGTAGTCGGTCTTACAGTTGTCCCTGGCGATGTTCCTCAACAAATTCTGCGGGTAGAGGAACTGGCCCGCCGGCTGTCTACTCTGCAGAGTGCCGTTCATCTCCGACAGGAGGTATTCGTTGTACATCTCCAGCTGATCGCAGCCATGCGCCAAAAGCTTGGGGTTGTCGAGGGGCATCGCTTTCGGGGGGAACTCCGCTGGGTAAGTGACGTGGAAGGACACCCGCCTCCTGACGTCCTCGCTGCAGCTTAGCAAAACCTCGATCATTTTCATGGCCACGTAAAAATCGGAGTCGGGGACGTACACAGCCACGGACATGGGGCCACTCCACGTCTTGATGTGCTCCCCGACCCAGAAGAGGAGGTCGGCAGAGGCCTGCGTGGACAGACACACGGGCCACGACGAGATGAGGTCTTCCCAGTCGTCCCCTCGGAGGGCGAACGTGTGGGTTTCGTGCGCAGGCATCGTCCTCGAGTCGTTTTTCAAGGTTTCCATGTTTTGctgtggagggagagagagagagagagttaaacgaTGCATACTGATGCCCTCTCATGCACTATGAGTAatgaatacaattattattattattattattattattattattattattattattattattattattatcactcaaAAGATGACTAtttatgtggaacaagcccaccacagacgGCCACTGCCCTAGAATTCAAGCTCctaaagaatatggcgttcattggaaagaaatacccaggaagtaaagggaaatgctaAAAGAAGAGACCACTCAttccaaaaggaaaaataaattaacaaattaataattgaacagataaaaaatataattaggtTATGTACTGCAACGTCGTTTGAACTTTTCAGGTTCAATCGCACGACATCCTCAAGGAGACTGTTTTCATGGAACTGGACTAAACACATTTACAATCAAAAGGACACAAGGacactaaggaaaaaaaaacttctgcgtAATTCTCCTTCAACATTCACATATACATTTCCATGTCTTCTTCCTCATCCTTCCTTCCAACCCTTCTGAAATACACTCAACTTTCCACCAACCATCTGgtatatatccattttttttctgcaTCGCCAAAACCGTAACAAAACCCGATGTAATTATTTCTCTATCTGGGTTAAATTTTCTACATTTGTAAATCCTCATCATTTCTCAATCTTCCTGTAATATAATCTGTAAATAGTGTTTGTCAATCTttctgtaatatatttatatatatagtttgtgtgtgtgagggagataaaaaaatcttttctcaAGTCCAATCCTATTTATTTCGGAAGTACCTCCACGAGCCATCACGTCACCAGACAAGAGTCATCTCCTCCCAGAAGCTCACATAAACCCCAGGAAGTCTTAAGACACGACACGGCCCATGGCTAGACACGCGAGGACCCCCAAATACATCCCATTCCTCTTTAATCAGAGGAAAGTGGGTCTGGACGTAAAAGGTTCTTCGTTTTCTCGTCCCTCATTTAGCAAGGGACAGGGGCATCGCTcctacttcagagagagagagagagagagagagagagagagagagagagagagattcttcgtCTTCTCATTTAACAAGGGACACAGGCATCGCTcgttctcttgagagagagagagagagagagagagagagagagagagagagagagagagagagagagtaaacagttCCAGATTTGAGAGTGAATGGTTCCATACACTTGTGCGGGAACAGTTCCACAGACTTTTGATATAACTGGATAGTTCCACAACGTTGTGTAAACAGTATAGTTCTAAAAGCATTGTTTTTTTAGAACGGTTCCACCCTTTTGTGACACTTGTTCCACAAACTTATGACATAACTGTTCCACATTCTTGTGAAAACAGGACAGTTCCTCAATCGTATGACAGAACAGTTCCACACTATCGTGAAAACAATACAGTTTCACACTTATGATGGAACAATTCCAAGCCTTCGTGACGTAGCTGTTCCACAATTATAGTAATAAAGATACGAGGAACACTTGTTACAATTCATTTTGCGtcttgttatatataaaatataaactactttgCGGGACTTTCTTAATCATGCGTCGTCAAGTCAAAAACCATATTCGCTGCTGCAACGTCACTCTGTAtatatcaatcaatcattcaaGCTGGCTCTGAAGGCTAAATTTGAacggtaaaatgtaaaaaaaaaaaaaaaaaaaaaaaaaaaagttcgcgtCAGAATTATGCATTCAACGGCACTTCACCAAACGAATTCGTGAAGGATATGGCACGCACCTAGTCATAACACCTTTCATTCACCGGAGAGTTACAGTATAATACTCACAAACATATAACTTGTTTATTAGAGGTTCAGACTCATTTTTGGAACCACTCCCTCTACAAGAGAAGAaacccaccccacctcccccccaaaaaattcccACAATTCcaacatttttatctttcttcccATTTTTGGACCACTCCATCTACAAGGGAAGAACGCTCCCCCcgccaaccaaaaaaaaaaaaaaaaaaaaaaaaaagctcccatAATTCCAACAATTTTATCTTTCTTCCCATTTTTGGAACCACTTCATCTACAAGGGAAGAACCAAACCCTCGCCCCCCAAAAGAAACAAcccccaacaattccaacatttttatctttctttctttggaACATGTCAAGTGCTTACCGGCGAATCTCGAAGTGCCCCACGGAGAAGGGCGAAATTTTCTTGAACCATCAGCTTGTTTGGCGACTCGTTTGGTGCGTAGTACGGCTGCTGCTGACGATGATGCCCAAGCAGCCTGGGATGACCTTGTAGGTTTtgattatgttgttgttgttgttgttcctgtttgTTGGTGAAAACGTATCCCAGATTCACAAACATCACGAGCAGGTTGATCAAGACGAGCAGCACCCATACCGTGGTCATCTGCAACGACGAGAACACATGAGAGGGGATCAAGTCTCCTtgatgagttgaatatagaatttaggccaaaggccaagcactgggacctatgaggtcattcggcgctgaaatggaaattgccaGTAAAGGGGtagaaaggtgtgacaggaggaaaacctcaaagcagttgcaccaagaatcaagtgtcaggagagggtggaaagtaagatggtgaaagagaatatgaaaggaggtacagtaaaatggaatgaaaggggtagcagctaggaTCCTcagaaagggacgctgcaaagaaccttgagtaatgcctacagtacgccACATGAGGTGCTCTGACGGCGCTATCCCCTTGCGGGAATAGAAAAATAATGAGGTTTTTTAAAACAAAGTtggggcaaaaaaataaaaataaataaaaataaataaaaacacgttaTCAGACCCTTATCAAAGCAATAAGATTTATCAATTAATAAtcatacgaaataaaaaaaattctgataaataaataatttttttaaaaatcactacATCGTGctgtatatataacaattatgaCAGATAAATAGTTctgataaagaaataataattaaaaaacctAGTCAAAATGTCCTTCAAACCTTCTCACagaaaataaacagtaaaaaacCTTTTCCCtcgacattttttctccgaaAATTAGTTCATGGGAGCCCAGAATTACCAGGTCAGTTTAACTCACCACAGTTTCATATCGTGTCACGGTAAAGACAGATTTGAACTCGGTATCTACATCaaatttgtaatgaaaaaaaaatgagaaaataattctCTCATTACTTATCACTAAAACGATCATGCAAGTCTATATAtttctatggatatatatatatatatatatatatatatatatatatatatatattatatattatgtatgtatatatgaatatatgaatgtatatatatatgctatacatatatatatatatatatagtgtattatatatatatataatatatatatatatatataatatatagatatattgtatgtatatgtgtataatatgtattatgtgtatatatgtgtgtatatatatat
This portion of the Macrobrachium nipponense isolate FS-2020 chromosome 10, ASM1510439v2, whole genome shotgun sequence genome encodes:
- the LOC135223851 gene encoding beta-1,4-glucuronyltransferase 1-like isoform X2; its protein translation is MTTVWVLLVLINLLVMFVNLGYVFTNKQEQQQQQHNQNLQGHPRLLGHHRQQQPYYAPNESPNKLMVQENFALLRGALRDSPQNMETLKNDSRTMPAHETHTFALRGDDWEDLISSWPVCLSTQASADLLFWVGEHIKTWSGPMSVAVYVPDSDFYVAMKMIEVLLSCSEDVRRRVSFHVTYPAEFPPKAMPLDNPKLLAHGCDQLEMYNEYLLSEMNGTLQSRQPAGQFLYPQNLLRNIARDNCKTDYVFTPDVDMVLVAGGIDVHLKSFLDRPDARRCRKCAFIIPAYEISTEAPHNPVDKSELLLFLKKNKLARRFHVKIFKPNQANSQLKLWERPTAGKELKGKKDRKQQQQQQQEALQDSLMREANGTLRVLYDVTTWQNFWEPVYVARAPVPPFDERFVGYGCTRSSQIYEMHVAGFSWRVLNDAFLCHRGFQDRRARELWGQINRNFNLYQDFKREVDKKYGEQVKKQKAPEEI
- the LOC135223851 gene encoding beta-1,4-glucuronyltransferase 1-like isoform X1 translates to MQNTNLIMICRHAIIRRYAPSCMTTVWVLLVLINLLVMFVNLGYVFTNKQEQQQQQHNQNLQGHPRLLGHHRQQQPYYAPNESPNKLMVQENFALLRGALRDSPQNMETLKNDSRTMPAHETHTFALRGDDWEDLISSWPVCLSTQASADLLFWVGEHIKTWSGPMSVAVYVPDSDFYVAMKMIEVLLSCSEDVRRRVSFHVTYPAEFPPKAMPLDNPKLLAHGCDQLEMYNEYLLSEMNGTLQSRQPAGQFLYPQNLLRNIARDNCKTDYVFTPDVDMVLVAGGIDVHLKSFLDRPDARRCRKCAFIIPAYEISTEAPHNPVDKSELLLFLKKNKLARRFHVKIFKPNQANSQLKLWERPTAGKELKGKKDRKQQQQQQQEALQDSLMREANGTLRVLYDVTTWQNFWEPVYVARAPVPPFDERFVGYGCTRSSQIYEMHVAGFSWRVLNDAFLCHRGFQDRRARELWGQINRNFNLYQDFKREVDKKYGEQVKKQKAPEEI